The proteins below come from a single Dermacentor albipictus isolate Rhodes 1998 colony chromosome 7, USDA_Dalb.pri_finalv2, whole genome shotgun sequence genomic window:
- the spn-B gene encoding DNA repair protein XRCC3 — protein sequence MAAYARTPVKTTSKSADAMAGPPEDVDAVDLKMTLLEFRLSAGLSKGEASRKLASACRRAAAIGLAANTLSEPPRLSLGCPVLDEYLDGGPSTRGLIELCGESGSGKTQLCLQASLAATAVGDDAHVLYVCTEERFPEKRLRQMDPSAVRGERVLVAQLGEWPMLIQCLEGSLPGLRRTRRVTLLVIDSVAALLRADPERAQGLRRLGALLDGLWRSGVAVLCVNQVTDVPGGRTAPSLGPGWANLVTTRLVTSRSPSGVRALRVAFAPSMSPREPCRFAITADGVRGVR from the coding sequence ATGGCTGCGTACGCGCGTACTCCGGTCAAGACGACTTCCAAGTCGGCCGATGCAATGGCGGGACCGCCCGAAGATGTCGACGCCGTCGACTTGAAGATGACATTGCTCGAGTTTCGCCTGAGCGCTGGTCTGTCGAAGGGCGAAGCGAGTCGGAAGCTGGCCAGCGCGTGCCGGCGAGCGGCAGCGATCGGACTTGCGGCAAACACGCTTTCGGAGCCGCCGCGCCTGAGTCTGGGCTGTCCCGTGTTGGACGAATACCTCGACGGCGGCCCAAGCACTCGCGGCCTGATCGAGCTGTGCGGCGAAAGTGGCAGCGGCAAGACGCAGCTGTGCCTCCAGGCGTCCCTCGCGGCCACCGCCGTCGGCGACGACGCGCACGTTCTCTACGTATGCACCGAGGAGCGCTTTCCCGAGAAGCGCCTGCGCCAGATGGACCCGAGCGCAGTACGCGGAGAGCGCGTGCTCGTTGCCCAGCTGGGGGAGTGGCCCATGCTTATTCAGTGCTTGGAAGGCTCGCTGCCGGGGTTACGTCGCACGAGGCGCGTCACGCTTCTGGTGATCGACTCGGTCGCCGCGCTCCTGCGCGCGGACCCGGAGCGCGCCCAGGGCCTGCGGCGTCTGGGCGCACTTCTGGACGGCCTCTGGCGATCGGGTGTCGCGGTCCTGTGCGTCAACCAGGTGACGGACGTGCCCGGAGGTCGCACGGCGCCCAGCCTGGGGCCCGGCTGGGCGAACCTGGTCACCACTCGCCTCGTGACCAGTCGGTCGCCGTCTGGAGTCCGAGCCCTGCGTGTCGCCTTCGCGCCTTCGATGTCGCCGCGAGAGCCGTGTCGATTTGCCATCACTGCGGATGGCGTGCGGGGAGTGCGGTAG